One window from the genome of Mycolicibacterium gadium encodes:
- a CDS encoding NUDIX hydrolase, with amino-acid sequence MTLHASAVQALTEWHAPDPGQDSLRHAVLAFLAARPDGCLRACEPGHVTGSALVLDHTGTQALLTLHPRFGRWLQLGGHCEESDADIVAAALREATEESGIDGLQIDPVLAALHVHPVTCSLGVPTRHLDMQFIVRAPAGAEIERSDESLDLRWWRLDSLPDDVDFGLTQLAAAARNR; translated from the coding sequence GTGACCCTGCACGCGTCGGCGGTCCAGGCGTTGACCGAATGGCATGCACCGGATCCCGGGCAGGACTCGCTGCGCCATGCCGTGCTGGCGTTCCTGGCCGCGCGACCCGACGGCTGTCTGCGCGCTTGCGAGCCGGGGCACGTGACCGGTTCGGCCCTGGTGCTCGACCACACCGGAACCCAAGCGCTACTCACGCTCCACCCACGGTTCGGCCGTTGGCTGCAACTGGGCGGGCATTGCGAGGAATCCGACGCCGACATCGTCGCCGCCGCGCTGAGGGAGGCCACCGAGGAGTCGGGCATCGACGGCCTGCAGATCGATCCGGTGCTGGCCGCGCTGCACGTACACCCGGTCACTTGTTCGCTGGGCGTGCCGACCCGTCACCTCGATATGCAGTTCATCGTGCGCGCGCCCGCAGGCGCGGAAATCGAGCGTAGCGACGAATCACTGGACCTTCGGTGGTGGCGACTGGACTCATTGCCGGACGACGTCGACTTCGGCCTCACTCAGTTGGCGGCCGCCGCTCGCAACCGGTGA
- a CDS encoding coenzyme F420-0:L-glutamate ligase, producing the protein MTEHGSAAAVEILPVPGLPEFRPGDDLAEAIATAAPWLRDDDILVVTSKVMSKCEGRIVDAPVDAEQRDILRRKLIDAEAVRVLARKGRTLITENAIGLVQAAAGVDGSNVDSAELALLPTDPDASAAALRSGLHKRLGVAVGVVVTDTMGRAWRNGQTDVAIGAAGLQVLHGYEGSRDRHGNELIVTEIAVADEIAAAADLVKGKLTDIPVAVVRGLSLPDDGSNARRLVRAGEDDLFWLGTEEAIALGRSQAQLLRRSIRTFADDDVPPELIEAAIGEALTAPAPHHTRPVRFVWMQDPDARLALLDRMKEKWRADLIGDGRPADAVERRVDRGQILYDAPELVIPFMVPDGAHSYPDADRTAAEHTMFTVAVGAAVQALLVALAVRGVGSCWIGSTIFAADLVRDELDLPADWEPLGAIAIGFPPEQPGPRDPVPTDDLLVRK; encoded by the coding sequence ATGACCGAACACGGATCCGCGGCAGCCGTCGAAATCCTGCCTGTGCCAGGACTGCCCGAGTTTCGCCCGGGTGATGACCTTGCCGAGGCAATCGCCACGGCCGCACCCTGGCTCCGCGACGACGACATCCTCGTGGTCACCAGCAAGGTGATGTCCAAGTGCGAGGGTCGTATCGTCGATGCACCCGTCGACGCCGAACAGCGAGACATCCTGCGACGCAAGCTCATCGACGCCGAAGCGGTGCGGGTACTGGCTCGCAAGGGCAGAACACTGATCACCGAGAACGCGATCGGCCTGGTACAGGCAGCGGCCGGGGTGGACGGTTCCAACGTCGACTCCGCAGAACTCGCCTTGTTGCCAACGGATCCCGATGCCAGCGCTGCGGCGTTGCGAAGCGGTCTGCACAAACGCCTCGGAGTCGCCGTCGGGGTGGTGGTCACCGACACCATGGGACGTGCGTGGCGCAACGGGCAGACCGACGTCGCGATCGGCGCCGCGGGACTGCAGGTGCTGCACGGCTACGAAGGGTCGCGCGACCGGCACGGCAACGAGTTGATTGTCACCGAGATCGCGGTCGCCGACGAGATCGCCGCGGCAGCCGATCTCGTCAAGGGCAAGCTGACCGACATCCCGGTCGCGGTGGTGCGCGGGTTGTCGCTGCCAGATGACGGCTCGAATGCCCGTCGCCTGGTGCGCGCCGGAGAGGATGATCTGTTCTGGCTGGGCACCGAGGAGGCCATTGCGCTCGGTCGCAGTCAGGCGCAGTTGTTGCGTCGGTCGATACGCACTTTCGCCGACGATGACGTGCCACCCGAGCTGATCGAGGCCGCGATCGGCGAAGCGCTCACCGCTCCAGCACCGCACCACACCCGGCCGGTCCGGTTCGTGTGGATGCAGGACCCGGACGCGCGGCTGGCCCTTCTGGATCGAATGAAGGAGAAGTGGCGCGCCGATCTCATCGGCGATGGCCGACCGGCCGATGCCGTCGAGCGCCGCGTCGACCGTGGCCAGATCCTCTACGACGCACCAGAACTCGTCATCCCGTTCATGGTTCCTGACGGTGCGCACAGTTATCCCGACGCCGACCGCACCGCTGCCGAGCACACGATGTTCACCGTCGCGGTCGGGGCCGCCGTGCAGGCCCTGCTGGTAGCGCTGGCGGTGCGCGGTGTGGGCAGCTGCTGGATCGGGTCCACGATCTTCGCCGCCGATCTGGTGCGCGACGAGCTCGACCTGCCAGCCGATTGGGAGCCGTTGGGCGCCATCGCGATCGGTTTCCCGCCCGAGCAGCCGGGTCCACGCGATCCAGTGCCGACCGACGATCTGCTGGTGCGCAAGTGA